The following are encoded in a window of Mustela nigripes isolate SB6536 chromosome 1, MUSNIG.SB6536, whole genome shotgun sequence genomic DNA:
- the COPS4 gene encoding COP9 signalosome complex subunit 4 isoform X1, with product MAAAVRQDLAQLMTSSGSHKDLAGKYRQILEKAVQLSGAEQLEALKAFVEAMVNENVSLVISRQLLTDFCTHLPNLPDSTAKEIYHFTLEKIQPRVISFEEQVASIRQHLASIYEKEEDWRNAAQVLVGIPLETGQKQYNVDYKLETYLKIARLYLEDDDPVQAEAYINRASLLQNESTNEQLQIHYKVCYARVLDYRRKFIEAAQRYNELSYKTIVHESERLEALKHALHCTILASAGQQRSRMLATLFKDERCQQLAAYGILEKMYLDRIIRGNQLQEFAAMLMPHQKATTADGSSILDRAVIEHNLLSASKLYNNITFEELGALLEIPAAKAEKIASQMITEGRMNGFIDQIDGIVHFETREALPTWDKQIQSLCFQVNNLLEKISQTAPEWTAQAMEAQMAQ from the exons GTACCGTCAGATCCTGGAAAAAGCCGTTCAGTTATCTGGGGCAGAACAACTAGAAGCTTTGAAAGCTTTTGTGGAAGCAA tgGTAAATGAGAATGTCAGTCTCGTGATCTCTCGACAGTTGctaactgatttctgtacacaTCTCCCTAACCTGCCTGACAGCACAGCCAAAGAAATCTATCATTTCACCTTGGAAAAGATCCAGCCTAGAGTCATTTCATTTGAGGAGCAG GTTGCGTCAATAAGACAGCATCTTGCATCCATATACGAGAAAGAAGAAGATTGGAGAAATGCAGCCCAAGTGTTGGTGGGAATTCCTTTGGAAACAGGACAAAA GCAGTACAATGTAGATTATAAACTGGAGACTTACCTGAAGATCGCGAGGCTATATCTGGAAGACGACGATCCCGTCCAGGCAGAGGCTTACATAAATCGAGCATCATTGCTTCAGAATGAATCCACCAATGAGCAGTTACAGATACACTATAAG GTATGCTATGCACGTGTTCTCGATTATAGAAGAAAATTCATTGAAGCTGCACAAAGGTACAATGAGCTCTCTTACAAGACAATAGTGCACGAAAGTGAAAGACTAGAGGCCTTGAAACATGCTTTGCACTGTACCATCTTGGCATCAGCAG GACAGCAGCGTTCTCGGATGCTAGCCACTCTTTTTAAGGATGAAAGGTGCCAGCAACTTGCTGCTTATGGGATCCTAGAGAAAATGTACCTAGACAGGATCATCAGAGGAAATCAACTTCAAGAGTTTGCTGCCATGTTAATGCCTCACCAAAAAGCAACTACCGCTGATG gttCTAGCATCTTGGACAGAGCTGTTATTGAACATAATTTGTTGTCTGCAagcaaattatataataatatcacCTTTGAAGAACTTGGAGCTCTTTTAGAGATCCCTGCAGCTaag gcagAAAAAATAGCATCACAAATGATAACAGAAGGACGTATGAATGGATTTATTGATCAGATTGATGGAATAGTTCATTTTGAAA CACGGGAAGCCCTGCCAACGTGGGACAAACAGATCCAGTCCCTTTGTTTCCAAGTGAATAACCTGCTGGAGAAGATCAGTCAGACGGCGCCAGAGTGGACAGCACAGGCCATGGAGGCGCAGATGGCTCAGTGA
- the COPS4 gene encoding COP9 signalosome complex subunit 4 isoform X3 — protein sequence MAAAVRQDLAQLMTSSGSHKDLAGKYRQILEKAVQLSGAEQLEALKAFVEAMVNENVSLVISRQLLTDFCTHLPNLPDSTAKEIYHFTLEKIQPRVISFEEQVASIRQHLASIYEKEEDWRNAAQVLVGIPLETGQKQYNVDYKLETYLKIARLYLEDDDPVQAEAYINRASLLQNESTNEQLQIHYKVCYARVLDYRRKFIEAAQRYNELSYKTIVHESERLEALKHALHCTILASAGQQRSRMLATLFKDERCQQLAAYGILEKMYLDRIIRGNQLQEFAAMLMPHQKATTADGSSILDRAVIEHNLLSASKLYNNITFEELGALLEIPAAKHGKPCQRGTNRSSPFVSK from the exons GTACCGTCAGATCCTGGAAAAAGCCGTTCAGTTATCTGGGGCAGAACAACTAGAAGCTTTGAAAGCTTTTGTGGAAGCAA tgGTAAATGAGAATGTCAGTCTCGTGATCTCTCGACAGTTGctaactgatttctgtacacaTCTCCCTAACCTGCCTGACAGCACAGCCAAAGAAATCTATCATTTCACCTTGGAAAAGATCCAGCCTAGAGTCATTTCATTTGAGGAGCAG GTTGCGTCAATAAGACAGCATCTTGCATCCATATACGAGAAAGAAGAAGATTGGAGAAATGCAGCCCAAGTGTTGGTGGGAATTCCTTTGGAAACAGGACAAAA GCAGTACAATGTAGATTATAAACTGGAGACTTACCTGAAGATCGCGAGGCTATATCTGGAAGACGACGATCCCGTCCAGGCAGAGGCTTACATAAATCGAGCATCATTGCTTCAGAATGAATCCACCAATGAGCAGTTACAGATACACTATAAG GTATGCTATGCACGTGTTCTCGATTATAGAAGAAAATTCATTGAAGCTGCACAAAGGTACAATGAGCTCTCTTACAAGACAATAGTGCACGAAAGTGAAAGACTAGAGGCCTTGAAACATGCTTTGCACTGTACCATCTTGGCATCAGCAG GACAGCAGCGTTCTCGGATGCTAGCCACTCTTTTTAAGGATGAAAGGTGCCAGCAACTTGCTGCTTATGGGATCCTAGAGAAAATGTACCTAGACAGGATCATCAGAGGAAATCAACTTCAAGAGTTTGCTGCCATGTTAATGCCTCACCAAAAAGCAACTACCGCTGATG gttCTAGCATCTTGGACAGAGCTGTTATTGAACATAATTTGTTGTCTGCAagcaaattatataataatatcacCTTTGAAGAACTTGGAGCTCTTTTAGAGATCCCTGCAGCTaag CACGGGAAGCCCTGCCAACGTGGGACAAACAGATCCAGTCCCTTTGTTTCCAAGTGA
- the COPS4 gene encoding COP9 signalosome complex subunit 4 isoform X2, producing MAAAVRQDLAQLMTSSGSHKDLAGKYRQILEKAVQLSGAEQLEALKAFVEAMVNENVSLVISRQLLTDFCTHLPNLPDSTAKEIYHFTLEKIQPRVISFEEQVASIRQHLASIYEKEEDWRNAAQVLVGIPLETGQKQYNVDYKLETYLKIARLYLEDDDPVQAEAYINRASLLQNESTNEQLQIHYKVCYARVLDYRRKFIEAAQRYNELSYKTIVHESERLEALKHALHCTILASAGSSILDRAVIEHNLLSASKLYNNITFEELGALLEIPAAKAEKIASQMITEGRMNGFIDQIDGIVHFETREALPTWDKQIQSLCFQVNNLLEKISQTAPEWTAQAMEAQMAQ from the exons GTACCGTCAGATCCTGGAAAAAGCCGTTCAGTTATCTGGGGCAGAACAACTAGAAGCTTTGAAAGCTTTTGTGGAAGCAA tgGTAAATGAGAATGTCAGTCTCGTGATCTCTCGACAGTTGctaactgatttctgtacacaTCTCCCTAACCTGCCTGACAGCACAGCCAAAGAAATCTATCATTTCACCTTGGAAAAGATCCAGCCTAGAGTCATTTCATTTGAGGAGCAG GTTGCGTCAATAAGACAGCATCTTGCATCCATATACGAGAAAGAAGAAGATTGGAGAAATGCAGCCCAAGTGTTGGTGGGAATTCCTTTGGAAACAGGACAAAA GCAGTACAATGTAGATTATAAACTGGAGACTTACCTGAAGATCGCGAGGCTATATCTGGAAGACGACGATCCCGTCCAGGCAGAGGCTTACATAAATCGAGCATCATTGCTTCAGAATGAATCCACCAATGAGCAGTTACAGATACACTATAAG GTATGCTATGCACGTGTTCTCGATTATAGAAGAAAATTCATTGAAGCTGCACAAAGGTACAATGAGCTCTCTTACAAGACAATAGTGCACGAAAGTGAAAGACTAGAGGCCTTGAAACATGCTTTGCACTGTACCATCTTGGCATCAGCAG gttCTAGCATCTTGGACAGAGCTGTTATTGAACATAATTTGTTGTCTGCAagcaaattatataataatatcacCTTTGAAGAACTTGGAGCTCTTTTAGAGATCCCTGCAGCTaag gcagAAAAAATAGCATCACAAATGATAACAGAAGGACGTATGAATGGATTTATTGATCAGATTGATGGAATAGTTCATTTTGAAA CACGGGAAGCCCTGCCAACGTGGGACAAACAGATCCAGTCCCTTTGTTTCCAAGTGAATAACCTGCTGGAGAAGATCAGTCAGACGGCGCCAGAGTGGACAGCACAGGCCATGGAGGCGCAGATGGCTCAGTGA
- the PLAC8 gene encoding placenta-specific gene 8 protein, whose amino-acid sequence MQAQAPVVIVTQPGCSPMPQTSNWQTGMCDCFSDCGVCLCGTFCFTCLACQVAADMNECCLCGTSVAMRTLYRTRYGIPGSICDDYLVTLFCPQCSLCQIKRDINRRRAMRTF is encoded by the exons ATGCAAGCCCAGGCCCCGGTGGTCATTGTGACTCAGCCTGGATGTAGTCCCATGCCCCAAACCTCGAACTGGCAGACGGGCATGTGCGACTGCTTCAGCGACTGCGGAGTCT GTCTCTGTGGCACATTTTGCTTCACGTGCCTCGCGTGTCAAGTTGCAGCGGACATGAACGAATGCTGTCTGTGCGGGACGTCCGTCGCAATGAGGACCCTCTACCGGACCCGATATGGCATCCCT GGGTCCATTTGTGACGACTATCTGGTGACGCTCTTCTGTCCCCAGTGTTCTCTCTGCCAAATCAAGAGAGACATCAACAGAAGGCGAGCGATGCGCACTTTCTAG